Within the Erigeron canadensis isolate Cc75 chromosome 6, C_canadensis_v1, whole genome shotgun sequence genome, the region AGATGTGGTAATGAAAGAACATGCGTTTCCTGAATTTAtactaaataaacaaaaaaaatgcagAATGGGTTGTGGCTAAGAAGCTACAAGTTGAAAAATGCATGGAAGAAATAGAATGATGCTAACAGGAAGTTGATTTTCAACAGGACTAAGCATTACATTCAAGAGTATAAAGCTCAGGTATGACCATCGTTTTGTGTTTAtgtcggttttttttttttggctttttagTATAGGAACCGAATATGTGTGGATATATCATATGTGTAAGTGTAGCAAAAGGAGTTGATCCACCTATAACGGGAGGCATGattgaaaggtgaattttatGATCAATATTTATAATTGCATATCTTTCTTATATTTACAGGTGAAATTTAACAAGAAAATTGCAGAATGTggagaaaaaaatgaagaacaCAATGGGGTTGGACAAGCCGAAAAAACAATGAACCATTTTAGAAACCAAGAACaagaaaataagttaaaagcAGAAAAGTTGGCTGCCATATATCAAGCCACTACAACCCTTCCACCGATGCTCTTTGGTTGCTTCAGAGACATACGTATTTAAAATATCTCGGCATTATTATCGCCTTAAATTGTACAAGTTTGTAATTCTTTTTATGGGTCGTTCCACATTGGTTTGTTTGTCATGTTGTGCAGGaaaaacaaagatttttttGGGGTTCAAAAACAGAAGCATGGCGGAGATAAGGACCTAATGACATTCATCGGCACAAGACCAATAAGGTAATTATAACAGTATTTCAACTtaaaataattctttttatgTGCCGTTTTGAGATTCTCTTTAGCTCTTCATTGTGGAACTAGGATATCAGCTTGATAGTAGCGTGTGGTTTGTACcatttgtttttaaatgttacatTCATAAATTGATGAGGTTCTTACCGGAGCCAAACTTTTTGAGGTCCTCAAGTGTGTATTTCCATCATTTTttacatacatgttgcaaataTAGGATCATGATTCCTTACATTAAATTCTTTACAAGTATGGAATCTTATATTGTTGGTATTTGTGCAGACGTCAATTACAGAGCTCACAATGGCCATTAGTGTAATTGAGGAAGTCCTATTTGAGCAAGTTATTAAAAGTTGAATGTTCTACGTGCACTAATTATCTTATATTGTTGGTCTTTCTGCTTTTCTGCTATTCTTTAAGGTTGGGAATATTTAATCCATTTTGTGTGTCTTCAAGATTCGTTTACACAGGCAAAAAGTGGGTTTAACTGTTCAAGAACTTCAAAAGCATGGTGAGCAGATTCATCCAACTTGGCTTTTCACCATTATAATTGAGGCGATTATGCTCTATATGTTTTAATGTGCTTATATAAAATTGTAGAATGTGGTGTAAGAAGTAATTTTGTGATGCTCccattttcaaaaaagaaaaatagattgTAGCATTGTGTTTGAATTTTGAGAAGTCACACATATCtacattttaatttgttttgtaaatcTTATTTTTCGCATTGTGTGTATATTTTCACTATATACAACCAATTTGTTGTGTTCGTATATTCAAGCAACCAGAAAGGTACCGTCTCATTTAACGATTGTTTTTTCAAAGTTACCGCCGTAACGCGCGGGTACCTTTctggtattatatatatatgtattgtcaccggtaagttttctttttatataatctCATCCATCCAATCAAATTAACTACTGATCACAGCCGTATAAACACGGCCATTTAAAACGGAGGTTTAGTTAATCCTGATAATGAAACGTGGTAATTTATTTATGGGTAGAAAGAATGAGTCTACCCCAATTTCCTCATCAATTCCGTAAATTGTTCTTTTAATCCGTAAATCATTCTTCCAGTTATATCTATGATGTATTATATATAGGGGTGTCAATTCATTGAATAGACTATAGGCTGTAGCAACATACACAAGATATACAATACATATTTCGTTCCTCTATATCTTCTGTATACTTCTTTATATTCTTCATATCTTATTAATTGAAAATGGTTGATTGTTGTGTTGTTGACCAAAAGATCAAGGTTTCTAAAGTATTTTACAAATATAGAACATGTGATGAAGCATATAAAGCAGTCAAACCCCATGAATTGCCGGAATGTGGCGATTGTGCTTTGAATCTGATCGGAAATCTCATCTTCGTTTGAGTATCTGATCTGAAACGTCCCTTCATGTATCTGATCGACAATTTGGCCGGAAAACCTTCTTCGCCGTCGTGGTGGATCTGGCCGCGATCTTAATGGCTTACTCGCCGCCGTGTATGAGGTTTTTGAAAGTAGATCGATAAGGAAACGGCAGAGCCAATAGGCTAAAAGTGACAAGGTTTTTGGCCGAAGTTGCATATTTCCGGTCAGATAATTCCCATTTGTTCCTGTCTTCCTACTTTTTAGcgatataaaaaatgataattcaTTTTAGGATTAAAACAAAATCGACAGTTGGGGTAATATTAGGTGATGTAtaaattttagttatatatatgttgtttagCTTGTGATCGGTAAGGAtagagtttttcttttttttgaacagccGGTAAGGAAGGAGTTaagatgaaaaatataaatataatttgttaatgTTTTGGGTTAGTTATGATAGTAATCAACATAGTGAGTCACTGAGTTGTATACGATTTACGTTACACGTGTGTTAACATGAATTGTGAATCTCTAATACAATGAGTTTTAATTGAAAACTCTGTAGGCTGTTCTTATACCaatttgatatatgtatatatttagaaCAAATTCAATCAcctatacaaacatatatataaattattaaattccAGTTATTACATTATATACAAAAATGATATCCACATTTTAAACCACAAATCAACTTtgttaaaaatatgaaaacaatgtCTATTATCATTCGGTTCCTgtaaattgaaaattttggtTCCATCTCCAAGATAAAGTATTGGGACTTTGAGATAACTCGTGAGATGAAGTATTATGAGACGATTCATTAACAAACACTATTTAATGGtttatattatgattttatgaAATATGTGGTGTAAgttataaatgtgttttattttgtGTAACCCGAACAACACACGGGTATTATACTCGTTTGATTGATTACTGATTATGTGAGTTTTCCTCTGTGGTCCTATATAGTTGGCCAAAAAAGTCGATCGACATGTGGTCACATAATACATTAAATATGAAGCTCGTTTTCAATTTTCCACATAAATAAGTAAGTAGATCAAACACATAGCTAGTGATATTTTCCCAAACTTAAAACGGTCGagtgaataaaaaataatgtgtACTAATTAGCGTCAAAGATGTTCAGTAACATGTTTTTTTACCCAATTTTAGATAGTTAGCCGGTTAATTAACATCCGGTATCGTATACatgaaacattattttttactCAATTCTAGATATAGTTAGCCGGTTAGCAGCCTGTTCTCGTCACATGCATACAATGAATATTTAATAGTTTGTTACACACAATGCATATTTGTGCATAACTTGTTATATTTTGAGACATTAATCctaaatttacaaaaaaatcaattaataatTGGCTAACTATCTAACCAGTAAAAAATTAGACAGAAAAAAAGTTGCATATACgcaatgaaaatatatatttgaattaagTTTAGTACAAGCTACGTACGTTAATGTATAGTTACTTATGGTTTGTTGCACTAATTTCAacgtataatatatatttaaacatgcaaataagACGAGTTTTGTTAATCTGCAGTAAAACAGCGTAGCATTTTAAATTCAATTTTATAGATGATATCTATCTTATAACCTCTATCATAGTTTAAAAGActctaattaaaaaaacttatagaaCAAGTTTTAACCTTAAAGATTATGCAGAAAATGTTCATGAATGTTTGATGGCTAGTTCGGGTTCTTAAAAAAGAGGCAATTCCTCTTAATTTTGGTCAAATCCGTGATTATAAAGTATGGCAAACACCTTCAAATATTTTTGTTGTGCACGACTCATTTGAAGACTTCATCACGATTACATGTCATGCGTTGTTACTTGTTAATATGTAGATAAGAATGAAAATAGTTAAccaatatatgtaataaaacgACAAACAAATGTCAAATCTTGATTCATGCAAAAAGTCCACAATCATATCAACAAGAAAGTAAAACACCACTCACGTAATTAAGCGCAATGGTCCTTTCTACCATTAGTCGCTACGTACTTGTTTTCATCAGAAAAAATATCCTTGgctatttttcaaattaacatTAGTTTTATACAACACCTTCGTTATATCACTAATCAATCGCTATCGCTATCACTTTTTTGAGACTCACTAGTCAATCATAAACTGATCGAGAGAAGAAAAAAACCGTTCGTTGTTAGCCACATGAGTCTCTGAAAGCCACCATGGGTCACACACAATAGTGTGGGCTCGTGATCAGCATGACAGCACCTAAACCACCAATCTCACGAAATCCGTTACTACTTGCATTGCTTTGCTATCATTGGTATGAGAAAGATAAACTTGTATACACGTGACATAATTAGCAAAAGTACGTACGTGTTGGTCCCCTTTGGAAACAAAAACTTGTGGATATATATAAtgtcattttttaaagttttaagtgTCACTTATACGAACAACTTAATGGTATAAGAACATCGTTAATATGCATAAAACTAACTCTTGGGAGGTCCCTTAATTGCCATATCTAATGCCAAATCATCATTAAACACATTTAAAGTTCCGTCCTTCAATTCTATTGTTTCTTATAAACATTGATTCATCCGATTCACATACAGCCACCTAACGTTTTGGCTTAACTTTAAAACTTTCAAACTAATTTGTCAATCATGATATACTCATAAGccagaaaatatattaaaagaaaaaaaaaaagaaaaagaatatatagTTTTCTCACTTAAGCTATTCTTTTATTTCGTCATGACAAAGACAACGGTAGATACAAGTTAGAGGATTGAGCAATTTTTTAACTTGCCAATGAATGGCGCCCAAGTTATACAACTCTTTTACAATATCCATTAGGACCATTACTAATAGTGATTGTGTGTGAAGAGTGGCTGACCCAGCCCAAGGGTACATGTGCGAATTTAGATAATatgattttgtttaaatatgATCAAATGTACTAAATTGAAGCAAATAGTAAATGAACCAGATTTAATCATTTAGAATCTCATGCTATTTGGTCATGGGTGTACCATTGTGTAATTGAGTGTGATACTGGCCGGTTACCCGAACAATTCACGCCTCATGGTGCTTGGTATTTCTATCGTATGTTTATGAATATCACATCttattaatttaatcaaaaatacataataGCGTGATGATTACAACATTAACACCAAGGGATGATAAACAATAATCACCACGATTTGTGAATTGTATCTCCATTGTAAGCAGTAACCACTAAGCACGGTTTATCGTCTTGCGGTCGTGAATGTTGTGATCGCTATTATGTATTTCTATTGTATAATTTTGATTAATCTAACATGTGATATTCATATTACCAACACTCACTAATCGCTTTAATACACAAGGCTTTAGATAGTCTTTTAGTTATAAATTTTTGGATTAATCACCCCCGGATTATAACATGGTTCAAAGGGTGTGAACTCACCAAAAAGATGACCCATCATCATCACAATGATGCCTTTCTCCTCCTCCTTGTTGGACTTTATACCCCTGCAATTATTGCCAACCCAATTTGCCTTACTTTtatcaaaccaaaccaaaccaacatTACAAAgtatataccatatatatatatatataaacaaaatcacacTGAACAGATTTACAAATTCACAAAAAACAGGCTACATTACATTATATCTTACATTATCAaaattatatactgtataaAACAAACACTGAGCAAATTcacaaatatataagaaaaactcatttcaaattcatatcaaaattaTCATGAATTTACATTCATTAATTAACAACCACCAATTCaccaaactaattaattaaccaaacaTAAAATCAACAAATTACTTAACCAAAAACCGGTTACTTTCTgttgatcatcatcaaaataacaatgataacaataataatctgtagaaaattatatatttaaaaagaaaaaaaaaacaaagtgtcAGTGTTAAAAATGGTGAAATTAATCCTGAAATCCAGTAATCTCAAAAATAGCATTCCGAACTCTACTTAAATCTCTTCCTTTCAAAGTCCGTCCAATTCCTTCATGAACGGAAAACGACGCCATTCTCGTTCTCGCCAAAAACTCATGCGGCGGAATCCGATCTTCACCGGagttattattataatcatcATCCGTGAAATCATCGTCGTCGCTGTTCCGATTCTCAGTGTAATCCTGTTTCAGTATCTTAGACCAGTCCGGTACACTCACCGGAAGTGACGACGCCGTTCCGCCGACCGGTGATCGTTTCTTCGCCGACGACGAGCGTTTGCTGATCCGTGACGTCGGAACGGTTTTCCGGATTTCTGGAGAAACTGATACGTTGTAGATATCGGATTCGTCGAGTTCAAAATCGGATGATCCGTTTGAAGAGTGGATTTCGGATGTGAAGAAACGGAAGTTCGGTGTGTGAAAGTAGGATTTTGATGCTGTTGTTGCCATTGTGATTCAATATATgattattatgtgtatatagaTGTAGATAGATATATGGTTTTCTATCTCTATAATTTCTCTCTTTTTggtaatttgatttttttgataGTTGATGTAGCGAATGATGGTTTTGTGATGCTTTTATAGAGGTTGTTTAACTTAAGTGGATAATGCTCcctatttattttctatttttttaatctatatctCATTTTTTGAggtttattttactttaaatttatatattaaataatgataaggATAATCGTTTACGTTTTGTTTTATGACTTTGCGCGTTCAAAAAAGTCCCACCTGGATACTAAAATTTCCCAGAAAATTTACATGTTAAATCTAAATGCAAAGGAATTTTCGCTAATTGGAGTTGAGACGAGTCTTTAATTACTTTAAATGCATGTAATTTAACCGGTTGTTTCGTAATTCattcttggtttttttatttgattgttccaaaattaattaatgttttttgaaaacaataaatataacattatgttaatgttaatatattcattattataaataaattgtaatgatttaatttaatgtaattttGAAAACTCTTTTTTCCCCGACGAACACTCCGATTCTTTTACAATGTATGTTTTACAATGTATCTATCAATAATAAGGACCCAATTCATCCGAAATTACatattattaactattatttttattttttatatataaagaaagtaGATCTCTAGAAATTTACAACTACTTTACTAAACGTTATCTACTTCGTGGTAACTTCATAAAGTTTTTCCGCGTAATATCCTAGGCATGTATTTGCATCTATCCAGATTTAATTACTGTCTTGCTATGTCATTGGATCAATTTGGTCCCCGCTCTATATTTACCTTAACTTATCCaaatcacatatacattcatcaGGACACGTGTCACGCTTAGCAACCTTTATATTTTGGTTTACTatgtaaaaatgtaataaaataaataagaacatcgttttcaaatgtttttgtcGCGACTCGAGGATGCGTGAGGGGCTTAATCTGGTCTTTGAGGTGCATAGAATTTAGTGGTCCCCATTATCGGATAAAATGAGATGAAGACACGTGTTAAATTGATAAATGTGCCATGTGGATGCGTAAGATGGGTTACCATTGCAAAAGACACGTGAAGTGAGTCCCATTGGGTTTGTGGGTTTTATTTGTGACAGCTGCTGATCATCTTACTAAgatttaaaatcaattaaattaaaagttttctcaaatACGCCACAACAACAATCGTCATCCGAAATGGATCGCCCGTCTCATGCCAAAATCATCCACTCTTTTGTTTATAGCGATTGATTTTCAACACATTTGGCATGGGCTCGATTCAAGGTGGTCCAGTTTTGCATTCGATGTCGTCATTTAGCAGTGTGTTTGGTATAGTATGGACTCTTTGATGTGGGCATTAACGTCCTAAAGTCATTCGGCATCCATTGTTTTTCCGTTtctttttcattcatttcatacACAAACGTTAACTGTACATAGTAAATTTGTTTCCGTGAATGTATAAACGTTGttctatttataatttttatatataaactaccTTAAATGTCAGATATTGAACTTTGAATCTCGATTAAATGAAGTAATCTTATATCGAAAAATATATAGCTAGTTAAATAAAAGATGTCATGAGtcggcatatatatatattgtcttgAATAACAATAGTGAACGTGGATGAGTAACTAAAGTAATATGACATATATTGATGTAATCTCTTTGGATTGTCATGGATGAAGTTACCAACTTACCATATATGATGATGTTATCTATCTGCGTAAAGATTAACAAACTTATAACTTGAACGATTCAAATAATGAAAAAGAGAGGAAGAGTTTTGTGTTTCATTGTTTATATGAACGAATACATACAACTTTAAGTTGTATTTGCATTATTATGTTTCAATTCCGTTAATAATAACATCATTTGTTTTTTTCGTTGACATATTAGCATGTGTCATTACTCATTAGTTTGAAT harbors:
- the LOC122605428 gene encoding uncharacterized protein LOC122605428 is translated as MATTASKSYFHTPNFRFFTSEIHSSNGSSDFELDESDIYNVSVSPEIRKTVPTSRISKRSSSAKKRSPVGGTASSLPVSVPDWSKILKQDYTENRNSDDDDFTDDDYNNNSGEDRIPPHEFLARTRMASFSVHEGIGRTLKGRDLSRVRNAIFEITGFQD